In the genome of Pelagibacterium nitratireducens, one region contains:
- a CDS encoding protein-L-isoaspartate(D-aspartate) O-methyltransferase, which yields MTDYWEARAGLILNLRQLGVTDPDILRAFETVPHEKFVPEDFGDYAYRESSLPIACGQSITAPGLLAQLLVPLAPQGTNKVLEVGTGSGYSAALLSRMARRVFSIEKYRTLASGAQGRWQGLGYTNIVGLNEDGLMGLEQQAPFERILLTGSVGEVPEELVEQLADGGIAVMAVGAPSDRQAILRIERADDSFIETETGTVRLAPLSPGRARGA from the coding sequence TTGACCGATTACTGGGAAGCGCGGGCCGGCCTGATCCTGAACCTTCGCCAGCTCGGTGTGACCGACCCGGACATCCTGCGCGCTTTCGAGACCGTTCCGCACGAAAAATTCGTGCCTGAGGATTTCGGCGACTACGCCTATCGCGAATCCTCGCTTCCCATCGCGTGCGGTCAGTCGATCACGGCGCCCGGTCTTCTGGCGCAATTGCTGGTGCCGCTTGCGCCACAGGGCACCAACAAGGTGCTGGAGGTGGGGACGGGCTCGGGCTATTCGGCCGCGCTGCTGTCTCGGATGGCAAGGCGTGTATTCTCGATCGAAAAATACAGGACGCTGGCCAGCGGCGCGCAGGGGCGCTGGCAGGGGCTGGGCTATACCAACATTGTCGGGCTCAACGAGGATGGCCTTATGGGCCTCGAACAACAGGCGCCATTCGAGCGCATCCTTTTGACCGGGTCGGTGGGCGAGGTGCCCGAGGAGCTTGTCGAGCAGCTTGCCGACGGGGGAATTGCGGTGATGGCGGTCGGCGCGCCGTCAGACAGGCAGGCGATTTTGCGGATCGAAAGGGCCGATGACAGTTTCATCGAGACCGAAACGGGCACGGTGCGGCTGGCGCCGCTGAGCCCCGGCCGCGCGCGCGGCGCATAA
- a CDS encoding M23 family metallopeptidase, with protein MTLSVTGSNLRSAGSALAMSVAALVLAGCSSMGSFGGDSTVTGSTSRMGGAAVGQAMPAYLPPANIGGGATAVANTGPVLIDRTTASPVGTQSAVVSQDLPALQPSSVTSTQAMPAQTAAVSSPSPNSSQPTASSAPQLGVVQGDTYKHTIASGESLYTIARRYDVSATDVIAANNITSPDKIVVGQSLIIPGRPDLLAQRGQTQQVAAVSGSQTLTSPNGATAANTQTATPAPAAAPEPVERPDETQPTQVAAAPTQQPTPAATGSVTSDKFRWPLSGRVITDFAASRGTGINIEAPEGTSVRAAENGEVIYVGNAVEGYGNLVLVKHANGFVSAYAHLNTIGVVKGDAISRGDAIGTVGMTGSVSRPQLHFELRKGATPVDPMPLLAG; from the coding sequence ATGACCTTGAGCGTAACGGGTTCCAATCTGCGCAGCGCCGGCTCTGCACTTGCGATGAGTGTTGCCGCCCTCGTGTTGGCAGGGTGTTCCTCGATGGGTTCATTCGGAGGCGATTCCACGGTGACGGGATCAACCTCGCGGATGGGTGGCGCCGCAGTGGGCCAGGCAATGCCAGCGTATCTGCCCCCAGCCAATATCGGTGGCGGGGCAACGGCAGTTGCCAATACCGGACCGGTCCTGATCGACCGGACGACCGCTTCGCCGGTCGGTACGCAGTCGGCCGTCGTCTCCCAGGATCTTCCCGCTTTGCAGCCGTCTTCAGTAACGAGTACCCAAGCCATGCCTGCACAAACCGCCGCAGTATCCTCTCCTTCGCCAAATTCTTCCCAGCCCACCGCATCGAGCGCTCCGCAGCTCGGCGTGGTGCAGGGTGATACCTACAAGCACACAATCGCTTCGGGTGAATCGCTCTATACGATCGCCCGCCGCTACGATGTGAGCGCAACCGACGTGATCGCCGCCAACAACATCACCTCGCCAGACAAGATTGTCGTCGGGCAGAGCCTGATCATTCCGGGGCGTCCCGATCTTCTGGCCCAGCGCGGGCAGACCCAGCAGGTCGCCGCGGTTTCGGGATCGCAAACCCTGACATCGCCGAACGGGGCGACCGCTGCCAATACGCAGACGGCAACGCCGGCGCCCGCCGCGGCCCCTGAGCCGGTGGAGCGGCCCGACGAAACTCAGCCAACCCAAGTGGCCGCAGCGCCAACGCAGCAGCCTACACCGGCCGCGACCGGTTCGGTGACCAGCGACAAGTTCCGCTGGCCGCTGTCGGGGCGGGTCATTACAGATTTCGCCGCTTCGCGCGGCACCGGCATCAATATCGAAGCGCCGGAAGGCACCTCGGTGCGCGCCGCCGAAAATGGCGAAGTCATCTATGTTGGCAACGCCGTCGAGGGCTATGGCAATCTGGTGCTGGTCAAGCACGCCAATGGCTTTGTGTCGGCTTATGCGCACCTCAACACGATCGGGGTTGTCAAAGGCGATGCCATATCGCGCGGCGATGCCATCGGCACAGTGGGCATGACCGGATCGGTCAGCCGCCCTCAGCTTCACTTCGAGCTGCGCAAGGGCGCGACGCCGGTCGATCCGATGCCGCTTCTGGCCGGCTAG
- a CDS encoding ATP-binding protein: MENTDKLSAISASLEKIARTLDTMAGNAEATARIEDGINAYLWDGADHILRPVRSVNRIPLNLLEGVTHLRDILLDNTLAFARGHGANNALLWGARGMGKSSMVKAIHGHIETSGEPGLSRLILIEIAREDIATLPVLLRFLVDRPERFIIYCDDLSFDRDESSYKALKSVLDGGLEGRPANTLFYATSNRRHLMPRDMIENERSTAINPSEAVEEKVSLSDRFGLWLGFHNCDQDTYLAMVRNYVAHYGIEVGEDELRALAIEWSATRGSRSGRVAIQFVRHLAGIKGKSIG, translated from the coding sequence GTGGAAAATACAGACAAGCTTTCGGCCATTTCCGCGTCGCTCGAAAAGATCGCGCGCACGCTCGACACCATGGCCGGAAACGCCGAAGCGACCGCACGGATCGAGGACGGAATAAACGCCTATCTCTGGGACGGCGCCGACCACATCCTGCGCCCGGTGCGCAGCGTCAACCGCATCCCGCTCAACCTGCTCGAGGGTGTGACCCATCTGCGCGACATCCTTTTGGACAACACCCTCGCCTTCGCCCGCGGCCACGGCGCCAACAATGCCCTGCTCTGGGGCGCCCGCGGCATGGGCAAGTCCTCGATGGTCAAGGCGATTCACGGTCACATCGAAACCTCCGGAGAACCGGGGCTTTCCCGCCTCATCCTCATCGAGATCGCCCGCGAGGACATCGCCACCCTGCCCGTGCTTCTGCGCTTCCTTGTGGACCGGCCCGAGCGCTTCATCATCTATTGCGACGACCTCAGTTTCGATCGCGACGAGTCCAGCTACAAGGCCCTCAAATCCGTACTCGACGGCGGGCTCGAAGGACGCCCTGCCAACACCCTGTTCTACGCAACCTCGAACCGCCGCCACCTGATGCCGCGCGACATGATCGAAAACGAGCGCTCGACGGCCATCAATCCCAGCGAAGCGGTCGAGGAAAAGGTCTCGCTTTCGGACCGTTTCGGCCTCTGGCTGGGCTTTCACAATTGCGATCAGGATACCTATCTCGCCATGGTGCGTAACTATGTCGCTCACTACGGCATAGAGGTCGGCGAGGACGAACTGCGCGCTTTGGCCATCGAGTGGTCGGCGACTCGCGGATCCCGTTCCGGCCGCGTCGCCATCCAGTTCGTCCGCCACCTCGCTGGTATCAAAGGCAAGTCGATCGGCTAA
- the yajC gene encoding preprotein translocase subunit YajC, with translation MFVTPAFAQGAAAPSGMDFISSFIPIILLIAIFWFLIFRPQQKRMKTHQAMLAAVKRGDTIVTNGGVVGKVTKAVDGEDLEVEIATGVKIKVVRTMISDVRTKSEPVNDNK, from the coding sequence ATGTTCGTTACGCCAGCCTTTGCCCAGGGTGCAGCAGCACCCTCCGGGATGGACTTTATTTCCAGCTTTATTCCCATCATCCTGCTTATCGCCATTTTCTGGTTCCTTATCTTCCGCCCGCAGCAGAAGCGGATGAAGACCCATCAGGCCATGCTGGCGGCCGTGAAGCGGGGCGATACCATCGTCACCAATGGTGGTGTCGTGGGCAAGGTGACCAAGGCCGTCGACGGCGAAGACCTGGAAGTGGAAATCGCAACCGGGGTCAAGATCAAGGTCGTTCGGACCATGATTTCGGACGTGCGGACCAAATCCGAGCCGGTCAACGACAACAAATAG
- the secD gene encoding protein translocase subunit SecD, whose product MKFPPFRTIAVLLVTLLSVLAVLPNFLSEQTKAGLPDWLPNQEIVLGLDLQGGSHLLLQVNRDDIVEGRISDIRRDARATLIEAGIGSLITTDGATLNVELTDPSQLDAAQAALEPLAQPAEGGIFGGGTAAPEIDIATSGGRILITLTEDAISSRMSSLVAQSLEVIRSRIDEVGTTEPIIQRQGEDRILVQVPGFGDSERLKDLISQTARLTFHLVYPSMSAAQAQAQGLPAGTMIVPSTDGFDELLYEDVAIGGEELVDAQPSFDQNSQPVVSFRFNTQGAITFGEITSENVGRRFAIVLDGQVITAPTIQQSITGGTGQISGNFTSESASDLAVLLRAGALPATLDIVEERTVGPSLGADSINAGVTAGLIGTAGVVLFMLAAYGLFGVFANIALVLNIGMILAALSTLGATLTLPGIAGIVLTVGMAVDSNVLIFERIREELGAGRSPFQAIDSGFKRAMTTIIDANVTTLIAAVVLFFLGSGPVQGFAVTLAIGVLTTMFTAYLVTQLLVTTWFQNRRPKTLKVNILERFLPLEPKLPFMSWRKFGFAFTLVLLVSTVALEASRGLNLGIDFTGGSAIELQANDGDADIGDLRTRLGDLGIGEVQVQEFGSPSDVLVRIGTQDGDETAQQAAVQQVTDAVAEDYEVRRTEAVSGTVSSELAFNGIVGILVAMLGIVIYVWLRFEWQFSVGAIMALVHDVVLTVGLFALLQLEFNLSSIAAVLTVIGYSLNDTVVIYDRIRENLAKYKRISLSEIINMSLNQTLTRTILTGGTTALALIALVIFGGEVIRSFTLAMAWGVFVGTYSSVFVSAPILLYLGVKTRAETEVSDKPKPERRADGAAV is encoded by the coding sequence ATGAAGTTCCCGCCGTTCCGGACCATTGCCGTTCTTCTGGTGACGCTGCTCAGCGTCCTGGCGGTCTTGCCGAATTTCCTCAGTGAGCAGACCAAGGCCGGTTTGCCGGACTGGCTGCCGAACCAGGAAATCGTGCTCGGTCTCGATCTGCAGGGCGGGTCGCACCTTCTGTTGCAGGTCAACCGCGACGATATCGTCGAGGGTCGGATCAGCGACATCCGGCGCGATGCACGCGCCACTCTGATCGAGGCGGGTATCGGGAGCCTGATTACCACCGACGGCGCGACGCTCAATGTCGAATTGACCGATCCGAGCCAGCTCGACGCGGCGCAGGCAGCGCTCGAGCCGCTCGCGCAGCCGGCAGAGGGTGGGATTTTCGGCGGCGGCACGGCGGCGCCCGAGATCGATATTGCCACATCGGGCGGCCGTATCCTGATTACGCTGACCGAGGACGCCATTTCGAGCCGCATGTCCTCGCTTGTGGCGCAGTCGCTCGAGGTTATCCGCAGCCGTATCGACGAGGTGGGAACGACCGAGCCGATCATCCAGCGCCAGGGCGAAGACCGGATCCTGGTGCAGGTGCCCGGTTTCGGCGATTCCGAGAGGCTCAAGGACCTGATCAGCCAGACGGCGCGTTTGACGTTCCATCTGGTCTATCCCTCGATGAGCGCGGCTCAGGCGCAGGCCCAGGGCCTGCCGGCGGGGACGATGATCGTGCCCAGCACCGACGGGTTCGACGAATTGCTTTATGAGGACGTGGCCATTGGTGGCGAGGAACTCGTGGATGCACAGCCCTCGTTCGACCAGAACAGCCAGCCGGTCGTCTCTTTCCGCTTCAACACCCAGGGCGCGATCACGTTCGGCGAAATCACATCGGAGAATGTCGGGCGCCGGTTTGCCATCGTGCTCGACGGCCAGGTGATCACCGCGCCGACCATCCAGCAGTCCATCACCGGCGGCACAGGCCAGATCTCAGGCAATTTCACATCCGAGTCGGCGAGCGATCTGGCGGTACTGCTGCGCGCGGGCGCGCTTCCGGCGACGCTCGATATTGTCGAGGAACGCACGGTGGGTCCGAGCCTTGGCGCGGACTCGATCAATGCGGGGGTGACCGCGGGGCTGATCGGTACGGCGGGCGTGGTGCTGTTCATGCTGGCGGCCTACGGGCTGTTCGGGGTGTTTGCCAATATCGCGCTGGTGCTCAATATCGGCATGATCCTGGCGGCACTTTCAACGCTGGGGGCGACGCTGACGCTTCCGGGCATCGCCGGTATCGTTTTGACTGTCGGTATGGCCGTTGATTCCAACGTGCTGATTTTCGAGCGCATACGCGAGGAACTGGGGGCAGGGCGATCTCCGTTCCAGGCCATCGATTCAGGGTTCAAGCGGGCGATGACCACCATCATCGACGCCAACGTCACGACGCTTATTGCGGCCGTTGTACTGTTCTTCCTCGGCTCGGGGCCGGTTCAGGGCTTTGCCGTGACGCTGGCGATCGGCGTTCTGACCACGATGTTCACCGCTTATCTGGTGACCCAGCTTTTGGTGACGACCTGGTTCCAGAACCGGCGTCCCAAGACGCTCAAGGTCAACATACTGGAGCGCTTTCTGCCGCTTGAGCCCAAGCTGCCTTTCATGAGCTGGCGCAAGTTCGGCTTTGCCTTCACGCTGGTGCTGCTGGTCAGCACCGTTGCGCTGGAAGCCTCGCGCGGGCTCAATCTGGGCATCGATTTTACCGGCGGTAGCGCCATCGAATTGCAGGCCAATGACGGAGACGCCGATATCGGCGATCTGCGCACCCGGCTGGGCGATCTCGGGATCGGGGAAGTGCAGGTTCAGGAATTCGGCTCGCCCTCGGACGTTCTTGTGCGCATCGGTACGCAGGACGGCGACGAGACCGCCCAGCAAGCGGCCGTGCAGCAAGTGACCGATGCTGTTGCCGAGGACTACGAGGTGCGGCGCACCGAGGCGGTGAGCGGCACGGTATCGTCGGAACTGGCGTTCAACGGTATCGTGGGCATACTGGTGGCGATGTTGGGCATCGTGATCTATGTCTGGCTGCGATTCGAGTGGCAGTTCAGCGTCGGCGCCATTATGGCGCTGGTTCACGACGTGGTGCTCACCGTGGGGTTGTTCGCCCTGCTCCAACTCGAGTTCAATCTTTCGAGTATCGCGGCCGTGCTGACAGTGATCGGTTACTCGCTCAACGATACTGTGGTGATCTATGACCGGATTCGCGAGAATCTGGCCAAGTACAAGCGGATCAGCCTGTCGGAAATCATCAACATGTCGCTGAACCAGACGCTGACGCGGACCATCCTGACCGGTGGCACGACGGCGCTGGCGCTGATCGCGCTGGTGATCTTTGGCGGCGAAGTGATCCGCAGCTTCACCCTGGCCATGGCCTGGGGCGTGTTTGTGGGCACTTATTCATCGGTGTTCGTTTCGGCGCCAATCCTGCTCTATCTGGGCGTCAAGACGCGTGCCGAGACCGAAGTGAGCGACAAGCCCAAGCCTGAGCGCCGCGCCGACGGCGCTGCGGTTTAG
- a CDS encoding Mth938-like domain-containing protein: MAWEAGQGHYPYQATIDAYGDGGFRFAEMSHRGSLICLPSGMYAWDVDAAGDVTLASLTRVIENADNIDVLLIGMGPDIAAIAPEIRSALREKGVIVEAVSTGSAIRTYNVLLAENRAVGAALISVEKAR; encoded by the coding sequence GTGGCCTGGGAAGCAGGTCAGGGACACTATCCCTATCAGGCGACGATCGACGCCTATGGCGATGGCGGGTTCCGTTTCGCAGAGATGTCGCATCGGGGCTCGCTGATCTGCCTGCCTTCGGGAATGTACGCCTGGGACGTCGACGCCGCCGGGGACGTGACGCTCGCCTCCCTTACGCGGGTCATCGAGAATGCCGACAACATCGACGTTCTGCTGATCGGCATGGGTCCCGATATTGCCGCGATCGCACCTGAAATCCGTTCGGCATTGCGCGAGAAGGGTGTGATTGTCGAGGCGGTTTCGACCGGCAGCGCCATTCGGACCTATAATGTGCTGTTGGCCGAGAATCGGGCAGTTGGCGCGGCGCTGATCAGCGTCGAAAAGGCGCGCTAG
- a CDS encoding phytoene/squalene synthase family protein has protein sequence MSDSFALAADQLRELDRDRYAASLVIPSEHRAAMQSIFAFSAEVAAIRERVSEPTPGEIRLQWWVDAVEGEGHGAIASNPVADALFRTLERHELPGGPLLRLLAARRFDLYHDPMPDIGQFEGYAGETVSVLYQYAAMILAGGPVDEAADAAGHLGVAQALAGHVRAFGYNASRQQLFLPLALFAAHGVREADIYAGKDSDGVRAALAQAGDLAQTHAEKAAFAIAGLDAGIKPAFASLALVRADIRALARQIEQPFTALPAPSAFSRLWSVIWWQLRNGR, from the coding sequence ATGAGCGACAGTTTTGCGCTTGCGGCGGATCAATTGCGCGAACTCGATCGGGATCGTTACGCCGCCAGCCTTGTCATTCCGAGCGAGCACCGCGCGGCGATGCAATCGATTTTCGCCTTTTCCGCCGAGGTCGCAGCGATCCGTGAGCGGGTTTCAGAGCCGACGCCGGGTGAGATCCGGCTGCAATGGTGGGTCGATGCCGTCGAGGGGGAAGGGCACGGCGCCATTGCCAGCAATCCGGTGGCGGACGCGTTGTTCAGAACGCTTGAGCGCCATGAATTGCCCGGCGGTCCGCTGCTGCGGCTGCTGGCGGCGCGGCGATTCGATCTCTATCACGATCCCATGCCCGATATCGGCCAGTTCGAAGGCTATGCTGGCGAGACGGTTTCGGTGCTCTACCAATATGCCGCGATGATTCTTGCGGGCGGACCGGTGGACGAGGCCGCTGACGCTGCCGGGCATCTGGGGGTGGCGCAGGCGCTTGCCGGCCACGTTCGGGCCTTTGGCTACAATGCGTCACGCCAGCAGCTTTTCCTGCCCTTGGCGCTGTTTGCGGCGCACGGCGTGCGCGAGGCCGACATTTATGCCGGCAAGGACAGCGACGGGGTTCGGGCGGCGTTGGCACAGGCGGGCGACCTGGCGCAGACGCATGCCGAAAAGGCGGCTTTTGCCATTGCCGGCCTGGATGCGGGCATAAAACCGGCGTTTGCCAGCCTGGCACTGGTCAGGGCCGATATTCGCGCACTGGCCCGGCAAATCGAGCAGCCCTTCACGGCACTGCCGGCGCCGTCGGCGTTCAGTCGCCTCTGGTCCGTCATATGGTGGCAGTTGCGAAACGGCCGCTGA
- the trmFO gene encoding methylenetetrahydrofolate--tRNA-(uracil(54)-C(5))-methyltransferase (FADH(2)-oxidizing) TrmFO, translating to MAKIHVIGGGLAGSEAAWQAAQAGVDVVLHEMRPVKPTDAHHTDGFAELVCSNSFRSDDHEHNAVGLLHEEMRRANSLIMACADKSALPAGGALAVDRDGFSQMVSEALEAHPRITIAREEIAGLPPAEWDNVIVATGPLTSPALAAAIQELTGEDSLAFFDAIAPIIHYDSIDLDVVWAQSRYDKPGPAGTGADYLNCPMTQEQYNAFIDALLAAPLHEFKDWEIVPYFDGCLPIEVMAERGRETLRFGPMKPVGLTNPRDPETKPYAVIQLRQDNALGTLWNMVGFQTKMRYGVQTEIFRMIPGLENAQFARLGGLHRNTFLNSPKVLGPDLKLKADPRLRFAGQVTGVEGYVESAAMGLICGRLSAAEAKGETPALPPITTAFGALIGHITGGHLEAESYSGARSFQPMNVNFGLFPPVEIKKPEGLKGRWRGPDKAKAKKKAFTTRALEDLGSWL from the coding sequence ATGGCGAAAATTCATGTGATCGGTGGCGGTCTTGCAGGGTCCGAGGCGGCCTGGCAGGCAGCCCAGGCGGGCGTCGACGTGGTGCTCCACGAAATGCGCCCGGTCAAACCCACCGACGCGCACCACACAGATGGCTTTGCCGAGCTGGTGTGCTCGAACAGTTTCCGCTCCGACGATCATGAACATAACGCCGTTGGCCTGCTGCACGAGGAAATGCGCCGCGCCAATTCGCTCATCATGGCCTGTGCTGACAAAAGCGCCCTGCCCGCCGGCGGCGCGCTGGCCGTCGATCGCGACGGCTTTTCACAAATGGTGTCCGAAGCGCTCGAGGCCCACCCCCGCATCACCATCGCACGCGAGGAGATCGCCGGCCTGCCTCCCGCCGAATGGGACAATGTCATCGTCGCCACCGGCCCGCTGACCTCGCCCGCTCTCGCCGCGGCCATCCAGGAGTTGACCGGCGAGGATTCGCTGGCCTTTTTCGATGCCATCGCCCCCATCATCCATTATGACAGCATCGATCTCGATGTCGTCTGGGCCCAGTCGCGCTACGACAAACCCGGCCCTGCCGGCACCGGCGCCGACTATCTCAACTGCCCAATGACCCAAGAGCAATACAATGCCTTCATCGACGCGCTTCTGGCCGCGCCGCTTCACGAATTCAAGGACTGGGAGATCGTCCCCTATTTCGATGGCTGCCTGCCCATCGAGGTCATGGCCGAACGCGGCCGCGAAACCCTGCGCTTCGGTCCCATGAAGCCGGTAGGGCTCACCAACCCGCGCGATCCGGAAACCAAGCCCTATGCCGTGATCCAGCTTCGCCAGGACAACGCGCTTGGCACGCTCTGGAACATGGTCGGTTTCCAGACCAAGATGCGCTATGGCGTCCAGACCGAAATCTTCCGCATGATCCCCGGGCTCGAAAACGCCCAGTTTGCGCGGCTCGGCGGCTTGCATCGCAACACATTCCTCAATTCCCCCAAGGTGTTGGGGCCAGACCTCAAGCTCAAGGCCGATCCGCGCCTCCGGTTCGCCGGCCAGGTCACCGGCGTCGAAGGCTATGTCGAAAGCGCCGCCATGGGCCTGATCTGCGGCCGCCTCTCCGCCGCCGAAGCCAAGGGCGAAACCCCTGCCCTGCCGCCGATCACAACCGCCTTCGGCGCCCTGATCGGTCACATCACCGGCGGTCATCTTGAAGCCGAATCCTATTCCGGCGCCCGCAGCTTTCAGCCCATGAACGTCAATTTCGGCCTGTTTCCCCCAGTGGAAATCAAAAAGCCCGAGGGTCTGAAGGGCCGCTGGCGCGGACCCGACAAGGCAAAAGCCAAGAAAAAGGCGTTCACCACTCGCGCCCTCGAAGATCTGGGAAGCTGGCTCTAA
- a CDS encoding type 1 glutamine amidotransferase domain-containing protein, which translates to MQNLQGKSIAVLATNGFEQSELEVPRDKLREAGATVHVISLEPGQIKGWDKDDWGRAVDVDKTLESVSADDYDAIVLPGGQINPDLLRVEQKALDFITKFWADKKVVAAICHAPWLLVETGIAKGRKMTSYPSVKTDVINAGAQWEDSPVVTDQGLVTSRNPGDLDAFCEKIAEEINEGRHERRAA; encoded by the coding sequence ATGCAAAACCTGCAAGGCAAATCCATAGCAGTTCTTGCCACCAACGGTTTCGAACAGTCCGAACTCGAAGTTCCGCGTGACAAGCTGCGCGAGGCCGGCGCAACGGTTCATGTCATCTCGCTCGAACCCGGCCAGATCAAGGGTTGGGACAAGGATGACTGGGGCCGCGCCGTCGACGTCGACAAGACGCTCGAGAGCGTCTCGGCCGATGATTACGACGCCATCGTCCTCCCCGGTGGCCAGATCAACCCCGACCTGCTGCGGGTTGAACAAAAGGCCCTCGATTTCATCACCAAATTCTGGGCCGACAAGAAAGTCGTCGCCGCCATCTGCCACGCCCCTTGGCTGCTTGTCGAAACGGGCATCGCAAAGGGCCGCAAGATGACGTCCTACCCTTCGGTCAAGACCGACGTCATCAACGCCGGCGCGCAATGGGAAGACAGCCCCGTCGTCACCGATCAGGGCCTCGTCACCAGCCGCAATCCCGGCGACCTCGACGCCTTCTGCGAAAAGATCGCCGAGGAGATCAATGAGGGCCGGCACGAGCGCCGCGCCGCCTGA
- a CDS encoding DUF1127 domain-containing protein — protein MDIRKTFKRWSAYQQTVRELNALGNRELGDLGIARSDIQRIARDHASAL, from the coding sequence ATGGACATTCGCAAGACTTTCAAGCGTTGGTCGGCCTACCAGCAGACGGTTCGTGAACTCAACGCTCTCGGCAATCGCGAACTGGGCGATCTCGGCATCGCACGCTCGGACATCCAGCGCATTGCTCGCGACCATGCCAGTGCGCTCTAA
- a CDS encoding glutathione S-transferase family protein: MTDLILWGRASSANLQKARWALEETGASFELREVGGRFGGLDTPEFGALNPNRLVPVLQHGELTVWESHAVVRYVAAAFGGTELWPEAPKDRAAIDQWTDWTATTFQPAWIRLFWLLVRTAPEKHDRSAIAAALEETVAALRMMDRQLDKTDHLASDGFSYADIVAGVSLYRLTTMEIELPSLPGIEAWHGRLKQRAAFDKTVCISYEELRARAVP; the protein is encoded by the coding sequence ATGACGGATCTGATACTTTGGGGACGGGCGAGCTCGGCCAATCTGCAAAAGGCGCGCTGGGCGCTTGAGGAGACGGGGGCCTCGTTCGAATTGCGGGAAGTGGGTGGCCGATTCGGGGGGCTGGATACGCCGGAATTCGGCGCCCTGAACCCCAACAGGCTGGTGCCGGTGCTTCAGCATGGTGAATTGACGGTCTGGGAGAGCCATGCCGTGGTGCGTTATGTCGCGGCGGCGTTTGGCGGCACGGAACTGTGGCCCGAGGCGCCGAAGGATCGGGCGGCAATCGATCAGTGGACGGACTGGACGGCGACGACCTTTCAGCCTGCGTGGATACGCCTGTTCTGGCTTCTGGTGCGCACGGCACCTGAAAAGCATGACAGGTCGGCGATCGCGGCGGCCCTCGAGGAGACGGTAGCGGCGTTGCGGATGATGGACAGGCAGTTGGACAAGACCGACCATCTGGCCAGCGATGGGTTCAGCTACGCCGATATCGTTGCGGGGGTTTCGCTTTATCGCCTGACGACCATGGAGATCGAGCTGCCTTCATTGCCGGGAATCGAGGCCTGGCATGGCCGGCTCAAACAGCGGGCGGCCTTCGACAAGACAGTCTGCATTTCCTATGAGGAATTGCGGGCGCGCGCGGTGCCGTGA
- a CDS encoding DUF1127 domain-containing protein → MGIRKTFQKWSAYQQTVRELNSLGNRELTDLGITRGDIERIARDHASQL, encoded by the coding sequence ATGGGTATTCGTAAGACTTTTCAAAAGTGGTCGGCCTACCAGCAGACGGTTCGCGAACTGAATTCGCTTGGCAACCGTGAGCTCACCGACCTCGGCATCACCCGCGGCGATATCGAACGCATCGCGCGCGATCATGCCAGCCAGCTTTAA